A portion of the Epinephelus moara isolate mb chromosome 4, YSFRI_EMoa_1.0, whole genome shotgun sequence genome contains these proteins:
- the npy7r gene encoding neuropeptide Y receptor Y7, translating into MSPPDTSNATSEGEAAETEPWFLLNDSLGLHPPGFHTDITKHLGVQITLITAYSLIILLGLLGNALVIYMITRYKNMRTVTNFFIANLALADLLVDTLCLPFTLVYTLLDEWKFGAVLCHMVPFAQALSVHVSILTLTVIALERYRCIVFHLGRRLTWHSSFLIMAFTWTMSAVLAAPLAIFREYRYEEIPSINLRIAVCSEKWPHGTGRDGVIYSLSMLLLQYILPLAIISYAYICIWVKLKNHISPSSRNDSINRRKKTTKMLALVVVVFAICWLPFHVFQLASDLDLVLRFKEYKLIYTVFHIIAMCSTFTNPVLYGWMNKNYRNGFLMVFRCEDKPDSFHPEGSFRTRSTRRLTLNGRNGGHPPTAV; encoded by the coding sequence ATGAGCCCACCAGACACATCCAACGCCACGAGCGAAGGGGAGGCTGCTGAAACTGAGCCCTGGTTTCTACTTAACGACAGCCTGGGTTTACACCCACCTGGTTTCCACACAGACATCACCAAGCACCTTGGAGTCCAGATCACTCTGATCACAGCTTACTCCCTAATCATTCTGCTGGGGCTGCTGGGGAACGCTCTTGTCATATACATGATTACTCGCTATAAAAACATGCGAACAGTGACCAACTTCTTCATAGCCAACCTGGCTTTGGCAGACCTCCTGGTGGACACTCTCTGCTTGCCCTTCACTTTGGTTTACACTCTGCTAGATGAGTGGAAGTTTGGGGCTGTGCTGTGCCACATGGTGCCGTTTGCCCAGGCTCTGAGTGTGCATGTATCCATCCTGACCCTGACTGTCATTGCTCTGGAGCGTTATCGCTGCATCGTCTTCCACCTTGGCCGGCGCCTCACAtggcactccagcttcctcatCATGGCATTCACCTGGACTATGTCTGCTGTCCTGGCAGCGCCCCTGGCCATCTTCAGAGAGTACCGCTATGAAGAGATCCCTTCCATCAACCTGCGTATCGCTGTCTGCTCTGAGAAGTGGCCCCATGGGACCGGCAGGGACGGAGTCATCTACAGCCTCTCAATGCTGCTCCTACAGTACATTCTTCCTTTAGCCATCATCAGTTACGCTTACATCTGCATCTGGGTCAAACTGAAGAATCACATCAGCCCGTCCAGCCGCAACGACAGCATCAACCGCCGCAAAAAGACCACCAAGATGTTGgcgctggtggtggtggtgttcgCTATCTGCTGGCTGCCTTTCCATGTGTTTCAGCTGGCCAGTGATCTGGACCTGGTGCTCAGGTTTAAGGAGTACAAACTGATATACACAGTATTCCATATCATAGCTATGTGTTCGACATTTACCAACCCCGTCCTGTATGGGTGGATGAATAAAAACTACAGGAATGGCTTCCTCATGGTCTTCCGTTGCGAGGATAAGCCAGATTCTTTCCACCCTGAGGGCTCATTCAGGACACGCTCCACAAGAAGGCTGACTCTGAATGGCCGTAATGGCGGACACCCTCCGACTGCTGTATGA